The genomic segment CATCCGTGCGATTATTCCGAAAGCTGCCGTCCGCTCAGGCGTGCTGGACCTCTCGATCCCCATGTCCATTCAGGCATTCGCCGACGGCGAGCTTGAGAATGGCCGGCCGATCGACATGCTGATCAACAATGCAGGCATAATGGGTCTGCCGCGGTGCGAAGTCAGCGTCGACGGCCATGAGCTGCAGTTTGCGACCAACGTTTTCGGGCCTTACCGGCTGACCGGTCTGCTTCTGCCCGCATTGCTGCAGGCGTCCCGTCCCCGGGTCGTCACGGTCGCTTCGAACACCCACAAAATGTTCAAGCCGGGACCGATCACCGATTTCGAGGCCAGGACCGGCTATGTACCGATGCGCGTCTATGCCAAGACGAAGCTCGCCAACATCCTGTTTGCCCGCGAATTGCAGCGCCGCGCCGGCGATCGTCTGCTGTCTACCATCAGCCATCCCGGTGGGGCGCGGACCAATCTCTTTGCTGCCACGACGCTCAGCACCAAGATCGCTGGCATTCTGACGTACCCGTTGCTCCAGAGCCCTGAAAAGGGCGCCTGGCCGACACTGATGGCGGCGACTTTGGAGAATGCCCGGCCTGGCGGCTATTACGGCCCCGGCGGGTTTATCGAACTGCGCGGCAATCCCGTCGAAACCAGGACGGCTCCCTATGCGGACGACCCCTCCGCCTGGTGCGCTCTTTTTGATGACCTCGCGCGGATTACCGGCGTCCACTATAGCTTTAGCGAGGTCGGTTTCGGGGAACGACGCGCGTGAAAACAAAGAGCTAAAGCGCAAGCCGCGAATCGAAAAGATCGCGACGCGCTTCAGCCGCCGTTCGCCGCAACGCTGCCGCGCAGCATGACGCTGTCAAAAGCGGGGCGAGGGATGGGGATCGCGATCCGCATTCCCGGGTCAGGTTCGATCAAGGGTTCCGGCAAGGTCACCGGTGCCGTGATCTGCATCGGCATGGGATTTGCGATCGGCGCCATCCGTGCCGTGGGCGCCATATTGACCGCGGACATCGTGCTCGCCGTCGCCATCGGGTCCGGTGACGGGAGGGGAACGGGAACCGCCGAGGGGATCAGCGCCTCGAACTGCGGCGGCAACATGCTTTCGCCGGGCACATAATTCATCGCCACCTCATAGGAGGGCAGCGGCGGCGGTGTTTGAAGCATGCCGTTGGAGTCGCGCTTCTCGTAGAAGGCGTTGCCGCCGGCGACCGTCACATAATGCATGTTGCCGTAAGGGAATTTCAGCCCGTCGGTATGGAAGAACATCGCATCCTTCACCGCGGGATGGCGCGCACCTTTCAGGAGGATCGCATCGGCGGCGGTGGCAAGCTCCGGTTCGGCCTGC from the Rhizobium sp. CIAT894 genome contains:
- a CDS encoding SDR family NAD(P)-dependent oxidoreductase, with the protein product MSETWTPAKIPSQAGKRVIVTGANSGIGWYTALELVRAGAEVTIAARSKSKGEDAVKRIRAIIPKAAVRSGVLDLSIPMSIQAFADGELENGRPIDMLINNAGIMGLPRCEVSVDGHELQFATNVFGPYRLTGLLLPALLQASRPRVVTVASNTHKMFKPGPITDFEARTGYVPMRVYAKTKLANILFARELQRRAGDRLLSTISHPGGARTNLFAATTLSTKIAGILTYPLLQSPEKGAWPTLMAATLENARPGGYYGPGGFIELRGNPVETRTAPYADDPSAWCALFDDLARITGVHYSFSEVGFGERRA
- a CDS encoding cell wall hydrolase; this translates as MRAEISFGKSLIGILFAGLAATGCTTTSQPAATPAKTKTKQAQAAKVTFNYTAKDRDCLKRAMYFESQHSDEDGYMAVGTVVMNRLTSGAYPPSICGVVAQEKQFAPGVMTREVKPQAEPELATAADAILLKGARHPAVKDAMFFHTDGLKFPYGNMHYVTVAGGNAFYEKRDSNGMLQTPPPLPSYEVAMNYVPGESMLPPQFEALIPSAVPVPLPSPDPMATASTMSAVNMAPTARMAPIANPMPMQITAPVTLPEPLIEPDPGMRIAIPIPRPAFDSVMLRGSVAANGG